From the genome of Amycolatopsis camponoti:
AAATTGGCCACGACGTCGACAGCGCCGTCGCCCACCGGCAGGAAAGCGAGGTTCGCCCGGGCGACGGCGACTTCGGGGTAGCGGCGGGCGACGTGCTCGGTCGTCGGCACGTCGTAGTCCAGGGCGAGCACCCGGCGGGCCGTCGTCGCGAGGAGGCTCGCGCCGTAGCCCTCGCCGCAGCCGGCTTCGAGCACCTTCGCGTCCGCGCAGTGGGGGAGCAGGGCGAGGTAGGCGGCCTCGTGGCGGCGGAACCAGTAGTTCTCCTCGGCGATGCCGGGGACGGTCCGTTCGCCGGTCAGGTGCAGCGCCTCGGCCCGGGTGGCTGGGGTGGTCACCTCCGCGACCCTAGCGGGTGTCACGTCCGGCCCGGCCGTCTCGTTCCGTGGTCATGCAACGGACCATCACCCGCGTTCTGCTCGTCCTCTTCGGCCTGATCGAGGTCCCGATCGGACTGTGGCCACTGATCACACCAATCGGCTTCTACCAGGACTTTCCCGGCGTCCGCACGGGCTGGGTTTCGATGGACGGCCCCTTCAACGAACACCTGCTGCGCGACTTCGGCGGCCTCAACCTGGCGCTCGCGGCCACGCTGATCGGCGCCGCCGTGATCGGCACCACAGCAGTCGCGCGGCTGGCGGCGATCGCCGCCTTGCTCTTCGGCGTGCCGCACTTCTTCTACCACCTCGGGCACGTGTCGCATTTCGAGACGATCGACCAGGTGCTCATCATCGGGTTGACGGGGCTCAGCGCGCTGGTGCCGCTGGTGCTCCTGGCGATTCCCGGCCGCCGGGTCAGTACACCGGTGACACCGTGATGCCGAGCGCGCCCGGGCCGAGGTGCGCGCCGATGACCGTGCTCGCTTCGACGACCATGCTCTCGGCCATCGCCGGGACCCGGCGTTCGATCTGCCGGCCGATCTCGAGTTCGTGGTCGCTCGCGCCGAACCGCGTAACGGCGATGTCGGCGCGGAAGCCGCCGGACTTCTTGACCGCGAGATCGACCATCTTGGCCAGCGCCCGCCGCGTGCCGGGGACGCGGGCAAGCGGCGCGACCTCGCCGTCCTTGACCGTGAGCAGCGGCTTGATCGAGAACGCGGTGCCGAGCATCGCCTGCGCGGCGCCGATCCGCCCGCCTCGGCGCAGGAACTCCAGCGTGTCGACGTAGATGAACTCGGTGCTGGTGAAGCACCGGCGTTCGGCGGCTTCGATGACCCGGCCGGCGTCCCCGCCCGCCGCGGCCGCGCGGGCCGCCGACACCGCGGCGAAGCCCAGGCTCATCCCGGTGGTGCGGCTGTCCAGGACGTGCACCGGGATGCGCACCTGCTGGGCGGCCTCCCGGGCCGCGCGGACGGTGTCGGACATGCGGCCGGAGATGTGGATGCTGACGATGGCGGTCGCGCCGGAGGCGGCCGCTTCCTGGTAGGTCCAGAAGAACGCCCCCGGATCCGGGGGCGAGGTGGTGATCGTGTGCCCCTCTCTCATGGCGTTGATCACCTCGCCGCGGTCGAAGCGGTTTTCGTCGTCGAAGTGACCACCCAGGTTCAGCTGGATCTGGACGACTCCGATGGCCCAGCGGGAGGCGACGAGGTCGGGCAGGCAGGAGCTCGAGTCGGTGATGACGGCGATGCGCGAGGGCATGGTGGGGGAGGTTAATGCCTGACACCCACTGCGAGTATGCCGTGGTTGGTCCGATCGGACGAACGGCAGTTCGGGTGGGGCAACCGGTCGACTACCGGGACGATGGTCCCATTAGATTGCGCATCCAGGTGAATGGCGTCACCTCGGCGGGTCCTGGCGGCGGAATGGCCCTAATCTACCGGCCAGTAGAGCACTGACCCGTGGTGCGTCCGCGGGCCACAACCGGGAGGTCGAAGAAGACCCATGACCAACATCGTTGTCCTGGTCAAGCAGGTACCGGACACCTACTCGGAGCGAAAGCTCAACGGGTCCGACCACACCCTTGACCGCGAATCCGCCGACGCCGTGCTCGATGAGATCAACGAGAAGGCCGTCGAAGAAGCGCTGAAGATCAAGGAAGCCGGCGAGGGCGAGGTCACTGTGATCTCGGTGGGCCCGGCCCGCGCGACCGACGCCATCCGCAAGGCGCTGTCCATGGGCGCCGACAAGGCCATCCACGTCTCCGACGAGGCGCTGCACGGCTCCGACGCCATCGCCACCGCCAAGGTGCTCGCCGCCGCGATCGCGAAGGTCGAAGGCTACGACCTGATCATCGCCGGCAACGAGTCGTCCGACGGCCGCGGCGGCGCCATCCCGGCGATCCTCGCCGAGCTGCTCGGCCTGCCGCAGGTCACCTACGCGCGTGAGGTCACGGTCGAGGGCACGACCATCAAGGCCGTCCGCGAGACCGAGGACGGCCTGACCCGCCTCGAGGCGAGCCTGCCCGCGGTGGTCAGCGTCGGCGAGAAGATCAACGAGCCGCGCTACCCGTCCTTCAAGGGCATCATGGCCGCGAAGAAGAAGCCGGTCGAGACGTTCACCATCGCCGACCTGGGCATCGACGCGGGCGAGGTCGGCCTCGGCAACGCGTGGTCCACCGTGACCGAATCCTCGCCGAAACCGCCGCGCACCGCCGGTGAGAAGGTCGAGGACGAGGGCGACGGCGGCACCAAGGTCGCCGAGTACCTGGTCGGCCAGAAGCTCATCTGACAACGGCTCTTCGAGGAGGATCAAAGAACATGGCTGAAGTACTCGTCCTCGTCGACCACGTCGACGGTGAGGTCAAGAAGGTCACGCTCGAGCTGCTGACCGCGGCCCGCGCGCTCGGTGAGCCGTCGGCGGTCGTCGTCGGCCCGACCGGGACCGCCGCCAAGGCGAAGCAGTCGCTGGCTTCCCACGGTGCCGCCAAGGTGTATGTCGCCGAAGGTGACGACGCCGCGAACTACCTGGTCACGCCCAAGGTGGACGTCCTCGCCGCGCTGGCGCAGCAGGCGTCCCCGGCCGCCGTGCTCGTCACCGCCAGCGGTGAGGGCAAGGAGGTCGCCGCCCGCCTGGCCGTGCGCCTGGGCTCCGGCCTGATCTACGACGCCGTGGGCGTCAACGGCGACGGCGTCATCGACCAGTCCATCTTCGGTGGCGCGTTCTCGGTGAAGTCGAAGTCCGCGAAGGGCGCGCCGATCGTCTCGATCCGCCCGGGTGCGGTCGAGGCCGAGCCGGCCGAGGGTGCGGCGGCCGAGGAGACCGTCGAGCTCCCGGCCACCGACGCGGCGAAGTCGACCAAGATCACCGGCGTCGAGCCGGTGACCGGCGGTGACCGTCCGGAGCTGACCGAGGCCTCGATCGTGGTCTCCGGTGGACGTGGTGTCGGCTCGGCGGAAAAGTTCGACGTCGTCGAGAAGCTGGCCGACTCGCTCGGCGCGGCTGTCGGCGCGTCGCGCGCCGCCGTCGACTCCGGCTACTACCCGGCGCAGTTCCAGGTGGGCCAGACCGGCAAGACCGTGTCGCCGCAGCTGTACATCGCGCTCGGCATCTCCGGCGCGATCCAGCACCGCGCCGGCATGCAGACGTCGAAGACGATCATCGCCGTCAACAAGGACGCGGAGGCGCCGATCTTCGAGATCGCCGACTTCGGCATCGTCGGCGACCTGTTCAACGTCGCGCCGCAGCTGACCGAAGCGGTCGAGAAGCGCAAGGGCTGATCCGACGCTCCGAAGGGCCTTCCGGGACCACCCGGAAGGCCCTTCGCGCGTTTCCGGGACCTGAGAGAAGCCTGAGAACCCGCCATTAACTGAACGTGCACTAATCGGTCATCGGATGGCACTCTCCGCGGTTTCCTCCGCGCGGGTAAACCTTGACCATGACGACGTCACAGCTCCTCGTCAGCACTGATCAGGCGGGTGCCGACCTTCCCGCGGACGCTCCCCGGTACTCCCTTCTCGTCGCCCATGCGAACGAAGAAGTGGTCGCCGCGCAGAAGCTGCGTCACCGCGTTTTCGCCGAGGAGATGGGCGCGCGGCTGCACTCGCCGGTCGCCGGTCTCGACGCCGACGAGTTCGACGAGTTCTGCGACCACCTCGTGGTCCGCGACGACAACACGGGCGAGATCGTCGGCACCTACCGGATGCTGCCACCGGACCGCGCCGCGCAGGCCGGGAAGCTCTACGCCGACAGCGAGTTCGACCTGAGCGCGCTCGACGCGCTGCGGCCGTCCCTGGTCGAAACCGGGCGGTCGTGCGTGCACCCGGACCACCGCAGCGGCGCCGTCGTCAGCCTGGTCTGGGCCGGGATCGCCCGCTACATGCTGCTTTCCGGCCACCGCTACCTCGCCGGCTGCGCGTCGGTCCCGCTGGTCGACGGCGGGTCGTTCGCCGCCGGCGTCTGGGACGTCCTGCGCACCAAGCACTACTCGGACGAGGCCACGCGCGTCTCGCCGCTGATCCCGTGGGACGCGTCGGGGATCGAACGCCCCGCCCGCTCGATCCTGCCGCCGCTGATCAAGGGCTACGTCCGGCTCGGCGCCAAGGCCTACGGCCCGCCCGCGCTCGACGCCGACTTCGGCGTCGCGGACTTCTTCGTCGTGCTGGACCTGCACAACGTCGACGAGCGCTACCTGAAGTTCTTCCTCGGGGTCCAGGTATGAGCCACGCCTGGATGCCGTCCTCGCCGTGCGGCGACGGCTGCCTGACCGACGCCGACCCCGTGGTCGCTTTTCCCCGGCGCGTCTTGCGCGTCACCGCGGCGGTCTTCGTCGTTTTTTCGGCGTTGCTGACGGCGCCCCTGCTGCTGGTGTCGTGGGGTCGCGAGCGCCGGGTCCGGCTGATCTTCCGCGGCGTGCTGCGGGCGTTCGGCGTCCGGCTGGACATCCACGGCGGCGAGGACTTCCTGACCGCGCCCGCCGGCCGTGGTGCGCTGGTGGTCAACAACCACATCTCGTGGCTGGACATCGTCGCGATCAACGCGCTGCGTCCGATGCGCGCGCTGGCCAAGAAGGAGATCGCGAGCTGGCCGGTGCTGGGCGGCCTGGTCCGCCGCGGCGGCAGCATCTTCCTCGACCGCGAGCGGCTGACGACACTGCCGGCCACGATGGCGTCCCTGGCCGACGCACTCAGGACGGGCTCGCTGGTGAGCGTGACGCCGGAGGGCACGACCTGGTGCGGACTGGCGTCCGGTCGGTTCACGACGGCGACGTTCCAGGCGGCCATCGACGGTGGCGTCCCGGTCCGCCCGATCGCGCTCAGGTACCGCCTCGCGGACGGCCGCGAGACGAGCCGTCCGGCGTTCATCGGCCCGGAGTCGCTGATCGCGTCCCTGCGCCGGGTCGCGGCGCTGCGCGGGCTGGCGCTCGAGATCCACATCTGCCCGGAGATCGCGCCGGGGCGCGCGGAGAACCGTCGTGAGCTGGCGGCGCTCGCCGAGGCGGCGGTGCATTCGGCGCTGGGGACGGTGCAGATCCCGGCCCAGCAGCGGCGGCGGACTCCGCGTCCCCAGCCGGTCCCCCTGGTTTCGCCTCCCGCGAACTGATCCGGGCTCTGTCGCCGCGATCCGGCGACAGACCCGGATCGGGAGGCGTTCGCGGTTTTGTAAGCGCGGGCCTGTCATCGTGATCCGATGACAGGCCCGTTCGATCGACTCCGAGTTCGCGCCGGTTCGTCTGGACTCACTCGGCTCGCGGTGATCTCGGCTCCGTACTGCCCGGGAGATCTCCAGCCCGGTCCGTTCAGCCGACAGCGAGCGTGAGCTTCCCTCCGGGATGCCCGTTCTCGCTCTCGACCTGGGCAGTGGCGGCCTCGGCGAGTGGGTAGCTCTTGCCCTGGGCGATGCGGAGGCCGTGGTCGGTCACCCAGCCGGCGATCCCGGTCAGGACCTCACGCGACTGGTCGCCTCCGCTCGAGAACGGGATGTCCAGCTCGAACGCGGCGCCGTCGGCGATGGTGATGATCCGGTCTTTCGTGCCCCGCAGCTCGACCGACCCGGGCAGCACTCCGTGTCCGGTGGCGTCGAACACGGCGTCCACCGGCCCGGGCGCGGCTTCGCGGACCCGGTCCAGCCAGCCGTCGCCGTAGAGCACCGGGACGACGCCCAGCGACTTCAGGTCGTCGAGGTTCCGGCTGCCGGCGGTGCCGATGACGGTCAGCCCCTGGGCGACGGCGACCTGCGCGGCGAACCGCCCGACCGTGCCGCTGGCGCCGTGGATCAGCAGCGTCTCGCCTTCGCGGACCTCGAGCAGCCTGAGGACGCGAAGCGCCGTCTCGCCGGCGACCGGCAATGCCGCGGCGTCCGCCCACGAAATGCCGGTGGGCTTCGGCGCGAGCGTCTTCGCCAGCGCGTACTCGGCGTACGCGCCGGTCTCCGACCAGCCGAACACCTCGTCACCGACGGCGAAGTCCGCGCCCTCGCCGACGGCGTCGACGACGCCCGCCACCTCCAGACCAGGGATGTGCGGGAAGGCGACTTGGAAGCTCTGCTGCATGAAGCCGTTGCGGATCTTCCAGTCGACCGGGTTGATCCCGGCGGCCCGGATGGCCAGCCGCACCTGTCCCGGGCCGGGCTCCGGCACCGGAACCTCGGACAGCTGCAGGACGTCCGGCCCGCCGTAGGCGGAGAAGGTGATCGCTCGCATGGTGTTCGCTGCGCTCCTCGGGTCTGTGACTTCGAATGTCCTCTCCAAGGAGTCAACTCGCGCCGCTATTCCGCCGAACCACCCGGACGAGCAGTGTTCACTAGCCGGACGAGCAGGCTGCGCCTTCGCGGACGCGCCTACCTTGGACGCATGGACGCTTCCTGGTCGGATCCGCGACACGTGCTGGACGTCGTCCAGCGGCTGTTGTCGGCGCCGCGGCCGCACCTCCTGCTCGGGTTCTCCGCCGAGCTGGGGAAGCTGATCCCGCACCGCGCGGCGGCCATGCAGACCGGCGACTGTCCGCGCAGCCCGCTCAAGGTCGTCGGCGACCAAGTGATCGCCGACGCCGTGACGAGCGTCGAGCTGCAACGGCTGGTCGACCGCAGCGAGCCGGGCAAGGCCCTGGTGGTCGACGGCGTACTGGGCGGCGTCGAGCGCCGTCTCGTCCTTCTTTCGTCGATGCCGGCGGTCGGCCAGGGCGCGGTGCTGGCTGTCGTTCCGGAGGACACCGAACTGCCGGCGGCTGAACTGGAGCTGGCCGCGCAGCTGTGGCACGTCCTCAGCACCGACGCGGGCCAGCGCGCGGCCGACCCAGGCCCGGAGGTCCTGGCCGGCAACCTCGCGGCGGCCACGGCTCGGGCCCAGGCGATCACCGACCTCGGCCAAACCCACGCGGCGGCTCTGACCACGCTCCTGGCGGTGCTGCGCTCCGGACGTCTCTCCGACGTCGTCGCCCGCCGCACCGCGGTCGACCTGGCCACCGACTCGCTGCTGGAGCTGAAAGGCGTCATCGATCGCGACCAAGCCATGTCCGAGGAACGGGCTGGCACGGCCTTCGCCCTGCTCCGGACCCAGCTCGCCGACTTGGTCCGCCACACCGAGGTCGAAGTCGACTTGGTCGACCCGGCCGGTGACGCGTCGCTTCCACAGGACATCGCCCACACAGCGCGGACGATGACGCGCGGGCTGGTGCTCGCCGCCTTGGACCGTCCGACGACCACGCGCCTGCGGGCGTCGTGGCGGCTCGACGGCCCGGTGCTGCGGATCACGGTCCGCGACGACAGCCCCGAGGTCGCCGACGCGATCCCCGCCCGCGGCTTGACCGACCGGCTCGCCACCCTCGGCGGTCACTGGGAGGTCGACGCGGTGCCGGGCTGGGGCACGACGGTCACCGCGGTCCTCCCGCTCGGCATCGCCGAACCGCCGGAACTGCGTCCGCTCGACCGGCTCAACCCGCGCGAGGTCGAGGTCCTGACCGGGATCTCGCAGGGCCGGCGCAACCGGCAGATCGCCGAGCAGTTGCAGCTCAGCGAGCACACCGTGAAGTTCCACGTCCGCAACATCCTCGACAAGCTGGACGTGAGCTCCCGCGGCGAGGCCGCCGCGCTGGCTCGCGACCTGCGCCTGGAGCCGGTGGCGCGCCGGACGGCCTGAACCGGCTTGACCTCCAGCGGGCTGGAGGTTGCACGCTGCTGATCATGGCCTCGACGCTCGACTCCACACCCCGTCGCCGCAGCGTGCTCTGGACGGCGGAGCACCGCCTGACGACGATCGCGCTGCTGCTCGTGGTCACCCTGGTCGCGTTCGAGAACATGGGCGTCGCGACAGCGATGCCGACCCTGGTCGCCGACCTTCACGGGTTGTCCCTGTACTCGTGGCCGTTCACGATCTTCCTCATTTCGAGCGTGGTCGCGACGGTGCTGTCGGGCCGGATCGGCGACCGCCGTGGCCCGGCGCCCGCGCTGCTGGCCGGGCCGGTGTTGTTCGCGGTGGGCCTGGTCTTCGCGGGGACAGCGAGTGGAATGCCGACGTTCCTCTTCGGCCGCGCCTTGCAGGGCTTCGGCTCGGGGCTCCTCCTGGTTTCGGTTTCGCTCCTGATCGCGTTGACGTTCACCGACCAGGAACGCCCGGTGATCTACGCGGCGAACGCGGCCGCCTGGGTCCTGCCGGCGGTGATCGGGCCGTCCCTGGCCGGAGTGGTGACGGCCAGCATCGGCTGGCGCTGGGTCTTCCTCGGCCTGGTTCCGCTGGTGGTCATCGGGGCGGCGATGCTGGTGGTGGTCATCCGTCGCCTACCGGCGCACATGCCGTTCGCCGGCGGCCATCGCGCAGGCGTGGTCAAGGCGATCGTCGCGGCCCTCGGCGTCGCGGCGTTGACGTGGGCGGCCCAGCACCAGTCGTTGCTGGCCCTCGTCTACGGCGCGGCCGGGCTCGTCGCCCTGGGCTGGGCCCTCCGGACGCTGCTTCCGACCGGAACGCTGTCATCTCGCCCCGGCCTCCCGACGGTCATCGCCTCCCGTGCTCTTATCGCGGGCGCTTACGCCGGAATGGAGGCGTACTTGCCCCTGACGATGAGCGCGGTCCACGGCTACAGCCCGGCGCTCGCCGGCCTGCCACTGACGATCACAGCCTTGGGCTGGTCAGCGGCTTCTGCGGCGCAAGGCCGGTTCCTCAACTGGTCGAGGGAAGCATCCCTCCGCACAGGGTTCTGGCTGGTCGCGGCCGGTTTGGTGTGCTTCGGCCTCGTCTCCCAGCCCTGGTTCCCCGCCTGGACGGCGTTCGTGGCGTGCGCGGTCGGCGGCGCGGGCATGGGGATCGCGATGCCGGCGATCTCCGTCCTCCTGCTGCGCTATTCACCCGAGGGTGAACGCGGCTTCAACACCTCGGCGATGCAGCTGGCCGACTGGGTGGGCTCCGCGCTGCTCATCGGCCTGGGCGGCGTCCTGCTCGGTCTGGTGGGCTCGGTTCTCGATCCGTCACCGGCGATGGCCCTGCTCACAGTGGCCTTGGTGGCACTGGCGCTGCTGGGGGTCCGGCTGACCGGACGCTGGCCGTCGAAGGTGTGACAGCCCACTTCGAGGGCCAGGGTGGGCTTCGTCACGCGGTGGAGCGGACTACCCTGATGGAGCGATGACCTATCTCGACCACGCGGCGACCACTCCGATGTTGCCCGAAGCCATAGCGGCGATGACCGAGGCGCTGTCCAACGTGGGCAACGCCTCCGCGTTGCACTCTTCGGGTCGTCGCGCCCGGCGGATGGTCGAGGAAGCTCGTGAAACCATCGCCGATGCTCTGGGCGCCCGTCCTTCCGAAGTGATCTTCACCGGCGGCGGCACCGAGAGCGACAACCTCGCACTCAAAGGCATCTTCTGGGCCCGCCACGACGAGCAGGAGCAGCGTCGTCGCATCTTGGTGGGCGCCGCGGAGCACCACGCCGTACTGGACACGGTCGAATGGCTCGAATCCCATTGCGGCGCCGAGATCACGCTGCTGGAGGTCGACAGCCAGGGGCGCGTCTCACCCGACACCCTCCGAGCGGCGATCGCGGCGGATCCCGAAGCCGTGGCGCTGGTCACGGTGATGTGGGCCAACAACGAGGTCGGGACGATCAATCCGATCGCCGAGCTGGCCGCGGTCTGCGCCGAGTTCGACATCCCGCTCCACACCGACGCGGTCCAGGCCGTCGGCGCCGTCCCGGTCGACTTCGCGGCCAGCGGCGCCGCCGCACTCACCCTGACCGGACACAAGCTCGGTGGCCCCTTTGGCGTGGGTGCCCTCCTGCTCGGCCGCGATGTGACGTGCGTCCCCCTCCTTCACGGCGGAGGCCAGGAACGCAGCGTTCGTTCCGGCACCCTCGACGTCCCCGCGATCGTCAGCTTCGCGGCTGCGGTCCAAGCCAGTGTCTCGACCAGGGCTGACTACGCAAAGCGTGTCGAGGAGCTCCGCGACGGACTCATCGAAGTCATCCAGCGTGAAGTACCCGACGCCATCCTCAACGGTGACGACGGTGAGCGGCTCCCCAGCCACGCTCACTTCACATTTCCTGGTTGCGCCGGCGACAGCCTGCTGATGCTGCTCGACGCCAAGGGCATCGAATGCTCGACGGGGTCCGCGTGTACAGCAGGCGTCGCCCAGCCGAGCCACGTGCTGCTCGCCATGGGCGCCGACCCTGCAGCTGCTCGGGGGTCTCTCCGTTTCTCTCTCGGTCACACATCCACCTCCGCGGACGTAGAGGCGGTAGCCGCCGAGATCGGCGGAGTCGTCACGCGTGCCCGGCAGGCCGGCTTGGCAGGAATGCGCAAGCAGAACCAGAAGCAAGAGGTGTAAGGCAATGCGGGTTTTGGCCGCGATGAGCGGAGGAGTGGACTCGGCAGTGGCTGCGGCACGTGCGGTCGATGCCGGGCACGACGTCGTCGGCGTGCACCTGGCGCTGTCGGCCAAACCCGGCACCTTGCGCACCGGGTCACGCGGTTGCTGCACCATCGAAGACTCACACGACGCCCGGCGGGCCGCTGACATCCTCGGAATCCCTTTCTACATCTGGGATTTCGCGGAGCGCTTCACCGAAGAGGTCGTCGAGACCTTTGTCGGCGAATACGCCGCAGGCCGCACGCCGAACCCGTGTGTCACCTGCAACGAGAAGATCAAGTTCGAAGCTCTCCTCGAGAAGGCGATGGCTCTCGGCTTCGACGCGGTCGCGACTGGCCACTATGCGCGCCTCTCCGTGATGGACGGCGTACCCGAGCTGCGCCGCAGTGCCGACAGCGGCAAGGATCAGTCCTACGTACTCGCCTCCCTGACCGCGGAGCAGCTGAGCCACGCCATGTTCCCTTTGGGTGACTCGTGGAAGACCGATGTGCGTGCCGAGGCAGAGCGGCGTGGTCTGTCCGTCGCCAACAAGCCGGACAGCCACGACATCTGCTTCATCCCGGACGGCGACACCAAGAAGTTCTTGGAGAACCGGCTGGGGCAGCGCCCTGGTGAACTCGTCGACGCGGAGACCGGCGCGGTGCTCGGCCGTCACACCGGAGTGCACGGATTCACCGTCGGACAGCGTAAGGGACTCGGGATCGAGGCCCCGGCGCCTGACGGCCGTCCTCGCTATGTCCTGTCGCTCGAACCGGTTTCCGGCTCCGTCAAAGTCGGCTCCGCGGCAGGGCTCGGGATCAAGACGATCGAGGCCGACCGCGCGATCTGGCCCAGTGGCGAGCCGCTGACCGAACCGACTGAGTGCATAGTGCAGGTCAGGGCGCACGGAGGCATCGTCGACGCGGTCGCCGACGTGGACTCCGACACCATGACGTTGCATCTGCGCGAACCGCTGCGCGGGGTCGCCCCGGGCCAGGTCGTCGTGCTCTACCGACCGGATGCCGATGGCGGGGACATCGTCCTGGGCAGCGCGAAGATCTCGGGCACGCGCTGACCCTCGGTCATAGCCGCGGCTTCTTGCGGCTCCGATTCGTTCGCCGCCGGCCTGAACTCATCGACGGCGGTGTTGTCGAGTGCGTCCGGCCGGCTGGCGTTGCGACGTTCACCGTGCCATCAGAGGTGATTTCGTAGTCCCAACCGGGCCGACTCTTCAGCCTGCGGTGCCGCGAGCAGTACGTGACCGGCTGATCGGCTGCCCCCTCGCTCTCGCCCTGAGCCCGGGTCGCTTCGATCCCGCAGTTCTGCGCAGGGCGCGTGCATCCGGGCTGCCGGCACTCGCGGTCCCGGACCCGGATGAACTCGTCGTGCGCCGGATCCAGCGGGTACCGCGTCGGTGACAGCTCGATCGCTCGGCCAGTGCGCGGATCGGTGAGGACTCGTCGGAGCGTCGTGTCGGAGCCGCTGATGATGCGACGTGCCACCGCGGCCGCGATGGGTCCGCGTCCGGCCAGAACTGCCGGCGAGTCGCTCACACCGAGATAGGTCGCCAAGTCGACGTGCAGGAACACCTCGGTGCGCTCGCTCGGGCCGCCCATTCCGCTGAGCAGCAGATCCATGGCGACGTCCGCCCGGAGCTGGTCCAGCGTTCGAGACTCGTCCGAGGTCTTCAAGGCTCGGGCAGCTTGGTCGATACGTGTGTAGGCCGCGGTCGCCTTCTCGGTGGTGGCGTTGTTGATCGAAAGACTGGTCACGCCGGTGTCCTGATGGTGCAGAGCCAGCCGCCTTTCGACGAAGGCCCGTTCGGTGCGCTGCGCCGCGCCTTCCGGATCGGCTTTCGCCGCCGCATAGGCCGCTGCCCGGCGGACCTGGGTGGCATTGCGTCCTGGAACGCGGTCCTCGAGCGTGGCGTCGACGAGGCGTACGTGGTCTCTGGACAACCATGCCGTCGCATCCGTGACCTTCATGGCGCGATACAGGTCGAGCCGTCCGTCGTCCATGAGATTGAGCATTCGGGGAAGCCGGGCGATCAGCGCGTTCGCCGCCGAGACCATGGTGCCGGCCCGATGTTCTGTGATGGACAGGGCCAACGCCACTTCG
Proteins encoded in this window:
- a CDS encoding MFS transporter, yielding MASTLDSTPRRRSVLWTAEHRLTTIALLLVVTLVAFENMGVATAMPTLVADLHGLSLYSWPFTIFLISSVVATVLSGRIGDRRGPAPALLAGPVLFAVGLVFAGTASGMPTFLFGRALQGFGSGLLLVSVSLLIALTFTDQERPVIYAANAAAWVLPAVIGPSLAGVVTASIGWRWVFLGLVPLVVIGAAMLVVVIRRLPAHMPFAGGHRAGVVKAIVAALGVAALTWAAQHQSLLALVYGAAGLVALGWALRTLLPTGTLSSRPGLPTVIASRALIAGAYAGMEAYLPLTMSAVHGYSPALAGLPLTITALGWSAASAAQGRFLNWSREASLRTGFWLVAAGLVCFGLVSQPWFPAWTAFVACAVGGAGMGIAMPAISVLLLRYSPEGERGFNTSAMQLADWVGSALLIGLGGVLLGLVGSVLDPSPAMALLTVALVALALLGVRLTGRWPSKV
- a CDS encoding helix-turn-helix transcriptional regulator; the encoded protein is MDASWSDPRHVLDVVQRLLSAPRPHLLLGFSAELGKLIPHRAAAMQTGDCPRSPLKVVGDQVIADAVTSVELQRLVDRSEPGKALVVDGVLGGVERRLVLLSSMPAVGQGAVLAVVPEDTELPAAELELAAQLWHVLSTDAGQRAADPGPEVLAGNLAAATARAQAITDLGQTHAAALTTLLAVLRSGRLSDVVARRTAVDLATDSLLELKGVIDRDQAMSEERAGTAFALLRTQLADLVRHTEVEVDLVDPAGDASLPQDIAHTARTMTRGLVLAALDRPTTTRLRASWRLDGPVLRITVRDDSPEVADAIPARGLTDRLATLGGHWEVDAVPGWGTTVTAVLPLGIAEPPELRPLDRLNPREVEVLTGISQGRRNRQIAEQLQLSEHTVKFHVRNILDKLDVSSRGEAAALARDLRLEPVARRTA
- a CDS encoding electron transfer flavoprotein subunit alpha/FixB family protein; amino-acid sequence: MAEVLVLVDHVDGEVKKVTLELLTAARALGEPSAVVVGPTGTAAKAKQSLASHGAAKVYVAEGDDAANYLVTPKVDVLAALAQQASPAAVLVTASGEGKEVAARLAVRLGSGLIYDAVGVNGDGVIDQSIFGGAFSVKSKSAKGAPIVSIRPGAVEAEPAEGAAAEETVELPATDAAKSTKITGVEPVTGGDRPELTEASIVVSGGRGVGSAEKFDVVEKLADSLGAAVGASRAAVDSGYYPAQFQVGQTGKTVSPQLYIALGISGAIQHRAGMQTSKTIIAVNKDAEAPIFEIADFGIVGDLFNVAPQLTEAVEKRKG
- a CDS encoding GNAT family N-acetyltransferase; protein product: MTTSQLLVSTDQAGADLPADAPRYSLLVAHANEEVVAAQKLRHRVFAEEMGARLHSPVAGLDADEFDEFCDHLVVRDDNTGEIVGTYRMLPPDRAAQAGKLYADSEFDLSALDALRPSLVETGRSCVHPDHRSGAVVSLVWAGIARYMLLSGHRYLAGCASVPLVDGGSFAAGVWDVLRTKHYSDEATRVSPLIPWDASGIERPARSILPPLIKGYVRLGAKAYGPPALDADFGVADFFVVLDLHNVDERYLKFFLGVQV
- a CDS encoding electron transfer flavoprotein subunit beta/FixA family protein — encoded protein: MTNIVVLVKQVPDTYSERKLNGSDHTLDRESADAVLDEINEKAVEEALKIKEAGEGEVTVISVGPARATDAIRKALSMGADKAIHVSDEALHGSDAIATAKVLAAAIAKVEGYDLIIAGNESSDGRGGAIPAILAELLGLPQVTYAREVTVEGTTIKAVRETEDGLTRLEASLPAVVSVGEKINEPRYPSFKGIMAAKKKPVETFTIADLGIDAGEVGLGNAWSTVTESSPKPPRTAGEKVEDEGDGGTKVAEYLVGQKLI
- a CDS encoding NADP-dependent oxidoreductase, translated to MRAITFSAYGGPDVLQLSEVPVPEPGPGQVRLAIRAAGINPVDWKIRNGFMQQSFQVAFPHIPGLEVAGVVDAVGEGADFAVGDEVFGWSETGAYAEYALAKTLAPKPTGISWADAAALPVAGETALRVLRLLEVREGETLLIHGASGTVGRFAAQVAVAQGLTVIGTAGSRNLDDLKSLGVVPVLYGDGWLDRVREAAPGPVDAVFDATGHGVLPGSVELRGTKDRIITIADGAAFELDIPFSSGGDQSREVLTGIAGWVTDHGLRIAQGKSYPLAEAATAQVESENGHPGGKLTLAVG
- a CDS encoding DegV family protein produces the protein MPSRIAVITDSSSCLPDLVASRWAIGVVQIQLNLGGHFDDENRFDRGEVINAMREGHTITTSPPDPGAFFWTYQEAAASGATAIVSIHISGRMSDTVRAAREAAQQVRIPVHVLDSRTTGMSLGFAAVSAARAAAAGGDAGRVIEAAERRCFTSTEFIYVDTLEFLRRGGRIGAAQAMLGTAFSIKPLLTVKDGEVAPLARVPGTRRALAKMVDLAVKKSGGFRADIAVTRFGASDHELEIGRQIERRVPAMAESMVVEASTVIGAHLGPGALGITVSPVY
- a CDS encoding lysophospholipid acyltransferase family protein gives rise to the protein MSHAWMPSSPCGDGCLTDADPVVAFPRRVLRVTAAVFVVFSALLTAPLLLVSWGRERRVRLIFRGVLRAFGVRLDIHGGEDFLTAPAGRGALVVNNHISWLDIVAINALRPMRALAKKEIASWPVLGGLVRRGGSIFLDRERLTTLPATMASLADALRTGSLVSVTPEGTTWCGLASGRFTTATFQAAIDGGVPVRPIALRYRLADGRETSRPAFIGPESLIASLRRVAALRGLALEIHICPEIAPGRAENRRELAALAEAAVHSALGTVQIPAQQRRRTPRPQPVPLVSPPAN